From Campylobacter pinnipediorum subsp. caledonicus:
GTGCGCCGATTTTATTCTCACCTGCTTTTGCTCCACCAGAAATTTTTATAGCACGGCCATCACGACTTGTAAGTACTAGCTTACCTTGCGGGTCTATAGATGCTTCTACTCCTGTTTGATCTTTAACAGAGTTTATAGCATTTACAAGAGTTCCGTTTGAGTCATTATCTTTAACTTCAAGATCGCCTATTTTTATGCCGTTTATATTTAATGAGACTATAGATCCAGCAGTAATAGCTTTACTAGCTATAATGGTTACATCAAATGTAGCCCTTACACCTGTTTGATCTGCTACTTTGTTGATGTTTTCAGCTAAAGCACCAATACCTTTACCAAGACCATAAGATAGTTCTGTAGCTGCAACCTTTACATTGTTTATACCATCTACGTTTATAAATGTAAGTGATACTTTGCCAGAAGCAGCTGTAATTAATTTACTACTCTCAAACCTAGTTAAACCTATCTTATCAGATGTAGTAGCACCAATACTAGCTTTTACTGTTTGGTTTGAGTATGCACCTATTTGAAACTCTTTATTTGAGAATGTTCCATTTAGTAGTTGTTGACCGTTAAATGATGTAGAGTTACCTATGTTATCTAGTTCTTCCATAAGTCTTACTATGTCAGCTTGTAGTGCTTGTCTTGATCTTGTAGTTTGACCATCTTGAGCTGCTTGAGTAGCTTTTACTTTGATAGTATCAAGTATTTTAAGCTGTTCATCCATAGCTTTATCAGCTACTTGTATGATACCTATAGCATCATTACCATTTGCTATAGCTTGACCTAAAGCACTTGCTTGTGATCTTAAACTATCTGCAATAGCTAGACCAGAAGCATCATCTGCTGCTGTTTGAATTCTCAAACCTGATGAAAGTCTACCTAGTGAGTTAGCTAAATTTCTGTTGTTACCAACTGCATTAGCATGTGAGTTCATAGCATTAACGTTTGTATTAATTCTAAAGCTCATTATAAATCCTTTTAATGTTTAATTAATAACCTATCCTTATGGTTATTTGATAATTAAATCGGTTCAAAATTTAGAACCTTTAGGGGGGGGGGAGCAAGAAAATGCGAAAAAAATGCAAATTTTTTAGGAATTTTGTGAATTTTTTAAAATTTACATGAGAATTTGTTAAAGATAAAATTAAGTTTGTGAGTTTGTTAAAAATAGTAAGACTTGGCAGATAAAAGTAAAATTAAACTCAAAAATACAACTCGCCATACAAAAGTTATGTATTTTAAGTCTCTTAAAGATTTCTCATAATCTTTAAGGAATTATTAAGTTAAAGTTTATTGTATAGAAATTGTAAGCTCTTTAAGCCCTACCGCCTTAGCATATCTTAAAATCGTGCTAAATTTTGAGTCTATTGATTGTTCAAATCTAGCCAAATTTGACTGTTTCATATTCATCTTTTTGGCAATTTGAGTTTGTGTCATATTACTTTTGATTCTAGCTTTTATAAGTTGTTTTTTTAATTCAAACTCTGGTATCAAAGCTTCATACTCTTTTTTAAACTCTTCATCTTTTATCATCTCGTTAAATACACTATCAAAACTAATTGTTCCCATTTTCAAATTCCTTTAATCTATACTTTGCTATTTGCATTATTGATTTTGGTAGTTTATCTTTTTTCTTAACTACACTTATAAGTATTAAAATTTGTTTTCCTTTTTGATAACAATAAATACTTCGTGCTATACCTTCACTTGATTTTGCTCTTATTTCAAAAAACCCATCCTGTAAACTTTTTGTATGTGGTTCGCCAAGTTGGTTTCCTTGTATTTTTAAAAGCTCAAAGATATGAGTTAATCTAGACCTTATATTTTTAGGTATTCCTAAAAATTCATCAACCGCCTTTTGATTAACAAAGTCTATGCTCCACATACTACTACTTTATAATATTTTTCTTGATTATATCATCAATGATATAAAAAAGTTCTAAAATATATTAGATTTTTAATTTTTGCTAAACAAGATTGTTTGCAGACTTATTTTCTATAAATTCTTACTATTGTTATAATATTTTTTCTAAATCCATATCAAAAAATCTCTACAATCCAGCCTCTTAATCCATGCTATTACTTTTTTATATTTATGTTATAGATAGTGCTTTAAATTTGATTTTATGGATTTGTAATTCTAATTTATTTTATTAAAACCTATAATAATACTTTTAAAACTCATAAATAATAAAAAAGCCAAAAGGTTTACCCCTTTGGCTAAAGATTTATATAAATTAAAACTATTGTAATAATTTTAATACGTTTTGTTGAACACTGTTAGCTTGACTCATAGCATAAGAGCCTGATTGAGCTAGTATGTTGTATTTTGAGAAGTTTGCTGATTCTGCTGCAAAGTCTACATCTCTTATTTGTGATTCTGCTGATTTAACATTTACTTGTGTTACTGTTATGTTATTTACAGTAGCTACTAGTTGGTTTTGAACAGAACCAAGATCAGATCTTATAAAGTCTAGTGTTCTTTGAGCTGACTCAGCTATATCCATAACAGCCATAGCACCACGTAGTGTCATAACACCTGCTGCTTGAGCAGAGGTCATAGCATTACCACTCATTCTATGAAAGCCCATAGCAGCAGCTGTTTTTGAGTTTATCTGACCTTTTATCTCTCTAAGAGATACTGATGCTTCTGCACCACCATTGCTTTCAGTTGTCGCTTTGCTAAATGCCGTAGAAAAAGCACCATTATTTTTACCATTTGCGCCACCACTTATCTTTATATCTCTACCATCAAGACGAACAAGGTTTAAACGACCTATAAAACCTTTACTTAAATCGGAAGCTGGCATATTTTCAGCTTTACCATTATAACCGAACACAGCAGATATTTTACCACCATTATCTCCGCTAGCCGTGGCACTTATAACCCTACCATCTCTACTAGTAAGTCTAAGTCTTCCTTGTGGATCTATAGAAGCTTCTACACCTGTTTGATCTTTAACAGAGTTTATAGCATTTACTAGTGTTCCGTTGCTATCGTTTGCTTTAACTTCAAGGTCACCTATGTTAACACCATTGATTTTAAGATCTTTCATATTTCCATCACGAACAGCCACACCACCGATCCATGTTACATCAAATGAAGCCCTTACACCTGTTTGATCTGCTACTTTGTTGATGTTTTCAGCTAAAGCACCAAGACCTGTTCCAAGACCTGTTGATATAACAGTTCCAGCTACTTTTACATTGTTTATACCATCTACGTTTATAAAGGTAAGTGTTACTTTACCAGCAGCTGTTATAAACTTACTACTCTCAAACCTAGTTAAACCTATCTTATCAGATGTAGTAGCACCAATACTAGCTTTTACTGTTTGGTTTGAGTATGCACCTATTTGAAACTCTTTATTTGAGAATGTTCCATTTAGTAGTTGTTGACCGTTAAATGATGTAGAGTTACCTATGTTATCTAGTTCTTCCATAAGTCTTACTATGTCAGCTTGTAGTGCTTGTCTTGATCTTGTAGTTTGACCATCTTGAGCTGCTTGAGTAGCTTTTACTTTGATAGTATCAAGTATTTTAAGTTGCTCATCCATAGCTTTATCAGCTACTTGTATGATACCTATAGCATCATTACCATTTGCTATAGCTTGACCTAAAGCACTTGCTTGTGATCTTAAGCTATCTGCTATCGCTAGACCAGAAGCATCATCTGCTGCTGTTTGAATTCTCAAACCTGATGAAAGTCTACCTAGTGAGTTAGCTAAGTTTCTGTTGTTACCAACTGCATTAGCATGTGAGTTCATAGCATTAACGTTTGTATTAATTCTAAAGCTCATTATAAATCCTTTTAATGTTTAATTAATAACCTATCCTTATGGTTATTTGATAATTAAATCGGTTCAAAATTTAGAACCTTTAGGGGGGGGGGAGCAAGAAAATGCGAAAAAAATGCAAATTTTTTAGGAATTTTGTGAATTTTTTAAAATTTACATGAGAATTTGTTAAAGATAAAATTAAGTTTGTTTTAAAATGATATTTACAAAATTTAAATACTTTACTTTTTTTATCAAAATATTCAATCTTTTTGCAAATCTTTTTTAGTTTCTTTTAAAACTTTTTGTATGCTTTTTTTAAAATTTGGCAATATTTCACGAATAATTTTTTCTATGATTTCGTTTTCTATGTTGTCATAATCATGCGAAGACCAATTTCTAATACTTCTTATTCCCTTTAAATCTTTTTGATCAAATCTACTTAATGTTTTATACTCTTGTGCTTTTTCCATTTTTTCAAATTGCTGATGAATGACATCAAAGTGTTTCATTATAGCTGGTTTTGCAAGTTTTTCATCTTTTAATGCTTCAACCGTGCCTTTTTCTTCACAAATATCAAATATTTGATCTATTTTTTCTATAGCTAAACACAATCTATATACTACTTTACTAGACAAAAATAGCTCCTTTTGTAATCTTGTTGTTATATAGTCTTTCTTTATTGTAATAATCACAAATATCAACAGATTTGTGAAATTTAGCTGAAATTTTTGCCTTTAATTTTTCTAAATATTCAAGTATACCATAAACATCAAGCCTATCTAGAAAACCTATCTTATCTGCAAAAATAACTATATCAATATCCGAGTTCTCATCTGCATATCCTTTAGCATAGCTTCCAAAAAGTCCTATTTCCTTGATACCATCTTCTTGAAGCTGTGGCTTTATTTGAGCTAAATATTTAAGTATCTCTTCTTTTGTCAAAACAGACATTTTATATCCTTAATTGTTTTTTAAATAATTAAACCCTTTGTTATCTATAATTTACAAGTTTTTCTTAAGTAAAATCTATTTTTGATCAACAAACAATATAATAAATTTTTAGAGATAAAAATAAGCTTATAAAACCATATGATGATAAGAAAAATTTAATTTTTGCTTTTTGTGATATAAATTTTACAGCCAAAACTTTGGCTGTAAAGAGTGATTAAATTACTGAAGTAATTTTAATACGTTTTGTTGAACACTATTAGCTTGACTCATAGCATAAGAGCCTGATTGAGCTAGTATGTTGTATTTTGAGAAGTTTGCTGATTCTGCTGCAAAGTCTACATCTCTTATTTGTGATTCTGCTGATTTAACATTTACTTGTGTTACTGTTATGTTATTTACAGTAGCTACTAGTTGGTTTTGAACAGAACCAAGGTCAGATCTAATAAAGTCTAGTGTTCTTTGAGCTGACTCAGCTATATCCATAACAGCCATAGCACCACGTAGTGTCATAACACCTGCTGCTTGGGCAGAGGTCATAGCGGCTTTAGACATACGTTGAAATCCCATAGCGGCAGCTGTGTCTGATGCTATCTGTCCTTTTATCTCTCTAAGAGAGACAGATTTTTGATTTCCACCACTACCATCAGCAGCAGCAGTAAATGCTACAGAAAATTTACCACTATTATCATCGCTTTTAACTTTTATATCCCTACCATCAAGACGAACAAGGTTAAGGCGACCTATAAACATTTGTGAGCTTAGCGAAATTTTTTCTGATACACCTAAACGTTTACCGATTGCTTTGCCACCATTTGCTCCACCAGAAATTTTTATAGCACGACCATCACGACTTGTCAACACAAGCTTACCTTGTGGATCTATAGATGCTTCTACTCCTGTTTGATCTTTTACAGTATTTATAGCATTTACTAGTGTTCCATTTGAGTCATTATCTTTTACATCAAGGTCACCTATCTTAACACCGTTTATATTTAACGAGACTATAGATCCAGCAGTAATAGCTTTACTAGCTATAATGGTTACATCAAATGTAGCCCTTACACCACTTTGATCTGCTACTTTGTTTATGTTTTCAGCTAAAGCACCGATACCTTTACCAAGACCATAAGATAGTTCTGTTGCTGCAACTTTTACATTGTTTATACCATCAACGTTTATAAATGTTAAGCTAACAGCGCCTTTTCCTGTTGCTGTTATCAGCTTACTACTCTCAAACCTAGTTAAACCTATCTTATCAGATGTAGTAGCACCAATACTTGCTTTTACTGTTTGGTTTGAGTATGCACCTATTTGAAACTCTTTATTTGAGAATGTTCCATTTAGTAGTTGTTGACCGTTAAATGATGTAGAGTTACCTATGTTATCTAGTTCTTCCATAAGTCTTACTATGTCAGCTTGTAGTGCTTGTCTTGATCTTGTTGTTTGACCATCTTGAGCTGCTTGAGTAGCTTTTACTTTGATAGTATCAAGTATTTTAAGTTGCTCATCCATAGCTTTATCAGCTACTTGTATGATACCTATAGCATCATTACCATTTGCTATAGCTTGGCCTAAAGCACTTGCTTGTGATCTTAAACTATCTGCAATAGCTAGACCAGAAGCATCATCTGCTGCTGTTTGAATTCTCAAACCTGATGAAAGTCTACCTAGTGAGTTAGCTAAGTTTCTGTTGTTACCAACTGCATTAGCATGTGAGTTCATAGCATTAACGTTTGTATTAATTCTAAAGCTCATTATAAATCCTTTTAATGTTTAATTAATAACCTATCCTTATGGTTATTTGATAATTAAATCGGTTCAAAATTTAGAACCTTTAGGGGGGGGGAGCAAGAAAATGCGAAAAAAATGCAAATTTTTTGATGATTTTATGGAAAATATCAAAATTTGGTTATTATTTATAATAAAAAATATAAACTAAAACCATCAAGGATTTTTTGAAGCAAAAGAAAAAGTTTACTATAGAAGAACAAATCAAATATATGAAAAGTCTAAACATAAAATTTGATAACAATGAAGATGGGGCAAAAGAATTTTTAACATACAGCAATTATTATTTTAAAGTAAAGTCATTTGCAAAAAATTATAAAAAGATAGATGGAAAATATGCAAATTTGCATTTTGCATATCTTAGAAAATTTAGTATCTTAGATACAGCTTTTAGGGAATTAGTCCTTGAATTGTCGCTTTTATGTGAACATCTAATAAAAGTCTTAATTTGTCGCAGCTGTAGTCAAAACAACAATGATAATGGATATGAAATCGTTAAAGATTATTTTCTTTTAAAAGAAATTCCATCTAATATACAAAAATACGATAAAGATAAAGATAAATTTAGTGTATACTCAAAACCGCTTTTAGATAAATAT
This genomic window contains:
- a CDS encoding type II toxin-antitoxin system RelE/ParE family toxin, encoding MWSIDFVNQKAVDEFLGIPKNIRSRLTHIFELLKIQGNQLGEPHTKSLQDGFFEIRAKSSEGIARSIYCYQKGKQILILISVVKKKDKLPKSIMQIAKYRLKEFENGNN
- a CDS encoding flagellin B, coding for MSFRINTNVNAMNSHANAVGNNRNLANSLGRLSSGLRIQTAADDASGLAIADSLRSQASALGQAIANGNDAIGIIQVADKAMDEQLKILDTIKVKATQAAQDGQTTRSRQALQADIVRLMEELDNIGNSTSFNGQQLLNGTFSNKEFQIGAYSNQTVKASIGATTSDKIGLTRFESSKLITATGKGAVSLTFINVDGINNVKVAATELSYGLGKGIGALAENINKVADQSGVRATFDVTIIASKAITAGSIVSLNINGVKIGDLDVKDNDSNGTLVNAINTVKDQTGVEASIDPQGKLVLTSRDGRAIKISGGANGGKAIGKRLGVSEKISLSSQMFIGRLNLVRLDGRDIKVKSDDNSGKFSVAFTAAADGSGGNQKSVSLREIKGQIASDTAAAMGFQRMSKAAMTSAQAAGVMTLRGAMAVMDIAESAQRTLDFIRSDLGSVQNQLVATVNNITVTQVNVKSAESQIRDVDFAAESANFSKYNILAQSGSYAMSQANSVQQNVLKLLQ
- a CDS encoding flagellin B, whose protein sequence is MSFRINTNVNAMNSHANAVGNNRNLANSLGRLSSGLRIQTAADDASGLAIADSLRSQASALGQAIANGNDAIGIIQVADKAMDEQLKILDTIKVKATQAAQDGQTTRSRQALQADIVRLMEELDNIGNSTSFNGQQLLNGTFSNKEFQIGAYSNQTVKASIGATTSDKIGLTRFESSKFITAAGKVTLTFINVDGINNVKVAGTVISTGLGTGLGALAENINKVADQTGVRASFDVTWIGGVAVRDGNMKDLKINGVNIGDLEVKANDSNGTLVNAINSVKDQTGVEASIDPQGRLRLTSRDGRVISATASGDNGGKISAVFGYNGKAENMPASDLSKGFIGRLNLVRLDGRDIKISGGANGKNNGAFSTAFSKATTESNGGAEASVSLREIKGQINSKTAAAMGFHRMSGNAMTSAQAAGVMTLRGAMAVMDIAESAQRTLDFIRSDLGSVQNQLVATVNNITVTQVNVKSAESQIRDVDFAAESANFSKYNILAQSGSYAMSQANSVQQNVLKLLQ
- a CDS encoding helix-turn-helix domain-containing protein — encoded protein: MGTISFDSVFNEMIKDEEFKKEYEALIPEFELKKQLIKARIKSNMTQTQIAKKMNMKQSNLARFEQSIDSKFSTILRYAKAVGLKELTISIQ
- a CDS encoding flagellin B, producing MSFRINTNVNAMNSHANAVGNNRNLANSLGRLSSGLRIQTAADDASGLAIADSLRSQASALGQAIANGNDAIGIIQVADKAMDEQLKILDTIKVKATQAAQDGQTTRSRQALQADIVRLMEELDNIGNSTSFNGQQLLNGTFSNKEFQIGAYSNQTVKASIGATTSDKIGLTRFESSKLITAASGKVSLTFINVDGINNVKVAATELSYGLGKGIGALAENINKVADQTGVRATFDVTIIASKAITAGSIVSLNINGIKIGDLEVKDNDSNGTLVNAINSVKDQTGVEASIDPQGKLVLTSRDGRAIKISGGAKAGENKIGARLGVSDKISLSKNMFIGRLNLVRLDGRDIKISSGDNSGKFSVAFSAGQNGDAGGNQKSVSLREIKGQIASDTAAAMGFQRMTKSEMTSAQSAGVMTLRGAMAVMDIAESAQRTLDFIRSDLGSVQNQLVATVNNITVTQVNVKSAESQIRDVDFAAESANFSKYNILAQSGSYAMSQANSVQQNVLKLLQ
- a CDS encoding nucleotidyltransferase family protein, which encodes MSVLTKEEILKYLAQIKPQLQEDGIKEIGLFGSYAKGYADENSDIDIVIFADKIGFLDRLDVYGILEYLEKLKAKISAKFHKSVDICDYYNKERLYNNKITKGAIFV
- a CDS encoding HepT-like ribonuclease domain-containing protein encodes the protein MSSKVVYRLCLAIEKIDQIFDICEEKGTVEALKDEKLAKPAIMKHFDVIHQQFEKMEKAQEYKTLSRFDQKDLKGIRSIRNWSSHDYDNIENEIIEKIIREILPNFKKSIQKVLKETKKDLQKD